In the Corynebacterium jeikeium genome, CGGTCCAGAATCACCTGGACGGCCGCGCCCTCGCTAGCAGTTTCCACCAGCGCACCGTCGCGGATGATGCCCAGCACGGAGCCCTCGTCGGCCAGGTTCTCGTAGCCGGTGAACACGGTCGGCTGGTTGTCCACGAACGGGCGGTAGATCGTCTGATCCACGTGGCCCAGCTTCTTGGCGTTGTTATCGGCCTTGGCGCGGGCCTTCTGCTCCGCCATCAGGTCGTGGAAGCCGTCGATTTCCACCTTCAGGCCGGCCTCGGCGGCCATCTCCTGGGTCAAATCGATCGGGAAGCCATGGGTGTCGTGCAGGGAGAAAGCAACGTCGCCCGGGACGGTATCCTCGCCGCGCTCCTTGGCACCGTGGGCCCAGTTGTCGAACATCTGGGATCCGGATTCCAGGGTCTTCAGGAAGGACTTCTCCTCTGCCAGAGCTACGGCGCGAATGCGCTCGTAGTTCTCGGCGATTTCCGGGTAGGAGGGCGTCATGGTCTCGCGCACGGTGTCCATGAACTTCTCCAGGGTCTCCCCCGTTGCACCCAGCAGGCGGGCGGAGCGGATGATACGGCGCAGCAGGCGGCGCAGGATGTAGCCGCGCCCCTCGTTGCCGGGGGTCACGCCGTCCAGCATCAGCATCAGACCGGTGCGGGAGTGGTCGGCGATCACGCGGAAGCGTACGTCGTTTGCCTGGTCGGCGCCGTACTTGGCGCCGGTGACCTCCTGGGCCACGTCGATGACGGGGCGCAGCAGGTCGGTCTCGTACACGTTGTCCACGTCTTGCAGGATGCAGGCGACGCGCTCGATGCCCAGGCCGGTATCGATGTTCTTCTTCGGCAGCTTGCCGACGATCTCGAAGTTGCCTTTGCCCAGCCCCTCGCCGCGCTCGTTCTCCATGAAAACGAGGTTCCAGATCTCGATGTAGCGGGTGTCATCGACGATCGGGCCGCCCTCCTGGCCGTGCTCCGGGCCGCGGTCGTAGTAGATCTCCGAGCAGGGACCACACGGGCCGGGAATGCCCATGGACCAGTAGTTATCCTCCATGCCGAGGCGTTGGATCTTGTGCTCGGGCACGCCGATCTTCTTGTTCCAGATCTCCGCCGCTTCGTCGTCGTCGGTAAAAACTGTAACCCACAGGCGCTCCGGGTCCAGGCCCAGTCCGCCTTCTTCCACCGGATCGGTCAGCAGCGTCCAGGCGTGCGTGATCGCACCTTCCTTGAAGTAAGCGCCGAAGGAGAAGTTTCCCGCCATCTGAAAGAAAGTGTTGTGGCGGGTGGTGATGCCGACCTCGTCAATGTCCAGGGTGCGCACGCACTTCTGGATGGAGGTCGCCGTGCCGTTTTCAAACGGTGGGTTCTGCTGGCCCAGGAAGTAGGGCTTGAACGGAACCATGCCGGCGTTCACGAACAGAAGGTTCGGGTCGTCCAGGATCAGCGATGCGCTGGGTACCTCGGTGTGCCCGGCCTTGGTGAAGTGCTCGATGAAGCGCTGGCGGATCTCATGCGTTTGCACGGTGGCTTTACCTCGTAGAGTTCTATGTCGACTGTAAATGGAATGCGTACATTCTACCCCCGGGTTAAGAAGGAGCGAACGATAGCCCTAAGGCTACTCAAGCGCGCAGCAATGGTCTTTTCGTGGCCGTGGGTTGTCGGCTGGTAGTACACCGCGTCCTTCAGATCGTCCGGCAGGTACTGCTGCGGCACCACGCCCTTGGGGTCGTCGTGCGGATAGACGTATCCCACCGCGTTGCCGAGTGCCTTCGCCCCCTGGTAGTGGCCGTCGCGCAAGTGAGCCGGTACTGTCCCGCCCTTGCCTGCCTGCACGTCCCCGATGGCAGAGTTGATGGCTGCGATCACCCCGTTGGACTTCGGCGCGGTCGCCAGGTGGATCGTGGCCTGCGCCAGGTTGAGCCGTGCCTCCGGCATGCCGATGAAGCTCACCGCGTGATATGCCGCCACCGCCACCTGCAGCGCCTGCGGGTCGGCCATGCCGATGTCCTCGCTGGCATGGATAACCAGTCTGCGGGCGATGAAGCGCGGATCTTCGCCGCCTTCCAGCATGCGGGCTAGGTAGTGCAGCGCGGCGTCCGGATCCGAACCACGGATGGATTTAATGAAGGCACTGGTGATGTCGTAGTGCTGGTCGCCGTCGCGGTCGTACCGCGCCACTGCCTTGTTGAGGGACTTTTTTACTTGTGACGCCACCAGCTCCGCCACGCCGTTCTCCCCATCCGGCTCGACTCCCTCGGCCGCGGCCTCCAGATACGTCAGACTACGGCGGGCATCCCCGGCCGCCATGGCGACGAGCTGATCCATCGCCTCGGAGGTCACCCGCAGACGGCCAGCGTAGCCGCGCTCGTCGTCGAGGGCGCGCTGCAGTACGGTGCGGATGTCGGCGTCACTAAGAGAGGACAGTTGGACAAGCAACGACCGCGACAATAGTGGCGACACCACAGAGAACGAAGGATTCTCGGTGGTGGCGGCGACCAATAGGACGGTGCGGTTTTCGACTGCGGAGAGGAGTGCGTCCTGCTGGGTCTTTGAAAAACGGTGCACCTCGTCGATGAATAAGACGGTGTGTTCGCCCAAGACCAGGCGCTTGCGGGCTTGTTCGATGATCGCACGGACTTCTTTTACGCCAGAGTTCAGGGCGCTTAAGGCCTCGAAACGGCGACCGGAAGCCTGGGAGATCAGGCTCGCGATGGTGGTCTTGCCGGTGCCAGGTGGACCGTAGAGGATGACGGAGGTATCTCCGTGGCCATCGATCAGACGGCGCAGTGGCGAGCCGGGGCCGAGAACCTTGTCCTGGCCCACTACCTCATCGAGGCTGCGGGGGCGCATACGGACGGCCAGCGGCGCGTGGGAGCCGGGGTGAAAGTACGCCTCAGCGGCGTCTCCGTCGGTTCCATTTGCCGCAGCGGCGCCACTGCCCTGCTGACCTTGGGAAAACAGATCGTCCATAGGCTTAATCAGCAGGCGCTACTCTACGCGCTCGTGCGGAAAGGCTCCCAGCTGCGACAACACCTTCAACAAAACCCGGGCGAAACCACCGATGGCCGCGAAGTCCTGGGAGTCGCGACGGCGGGAGTAGCGCTCGATGGCTTCCACCGTCGTAGCCAAATCTTCAAGCTGCTCCTCCGACATGTGGCGGATCGAGCGGGTTACCTCCTGGTTATCCGACACTTCGCCGAAGACGAACGAAGAGTGCTTGGTTACGGAAAGCCGACCGTAGTACATCATGATCAGCGACAAGAAAGCCCAGCCGATCAGGGCGGACATGACCCAATCGTGGAAGACTTCGTCGTCGGCGATCGCCGGCCAGATTTGCTGTGCCTCCGCCCGCCATGCGGCAAGGAACTCCGTGGTCTCCGGCTCATCCAAACCCGGGGTGGAATTATCCTGCGGGAAGCCCGCCACAACGCAAGCGACGTCAAAAGCAGCGTCGCGGAAGCCCGCCCACTCGTAGTCCAGCAGCACGACGCTATCGGTGAGCATTACGTTGTCGGGCGCTAGGTCGAAGGGAGTGAAGACCAGATACTCGGACTTGCTCTGGCGCTCCGCGGCGTTGGTAGCGTAGCGCTGAACCACCGGGTCGATGGTCAGCCCGTTGGAAATCATGAGGTCCACGCCGGATTGGATGAGCTCACCGACGTTGATGTCTGATTCTTCAATAGCGCCGGGGCTGATCTGGTGGCGCTGGCACTGACGGCGCATCAAGGTGGAGTATGACTGCGCACCCCCGAACGTAGCGGCGTGCATCTTACCCAGCGAACGGCCTAGCTTGCGCAGGGCTCCGATCCGAGACTTGGAGTCCTGCAGGGTCAGCACGTCGGTAAAGCTCGTGCCATCACCCGCATCCGACAGGATCAGCAGACGCTGGTCGATGTCATAAGCCAGCAGTACCGGGCCGGGTCGCACGGTCTCCGCCAGTGTGTTGGTGTACTGGTAAGCCACAACCTCGCGGAGCATGCCCAAAGCATCGGGACCGAACTCCGTAGGGGCGGTGGAGCCCTCGGTGGAGCCATCGCCGGATCCGCCGTTGCCGGAGTTGGCGGCGGCCGCATTCCCTTCGCTTTCCGGCGGCAATTGCTTGATTACCACCGTGCGTTCCTGCAGGAACGGGTCGGCGGAAATCCGACAGCGGAGTACGGTCGAGGAGCCACTCCCACCCAGGTCCTGGGGATCGCTGAGTTCGGGTGAGCCTCCGAAGCGGGCCGCCAAAACTTGGGTTGCCGCCTCGACGGTGGACTCGACTGATTGCACTACTACTCGCCTACTTTTCCTTCTGACCCTGTGGGCCCTTCTTCGGCTTAAAATCGATGCCAGATTCCTTACGCTGCGCTGCCGAGATCTCGCCCGGAGCGTCGGTCAGCGGATCCACGCCGCCGCCGGACTTCGGGAAGGCGATGACGTCGCGGATGGAGTCGAAGCCACCCAGCAGGGAGACGATGCGGTCCCAGCCGAAGGCGATGCCGCCGTGCGGCGGGGCGCCGAAGGCAAACGCATCCAGCAGGAATCCAAACTTCTCACGGGCTTCCTCCTCGGTAATGCCCATGACCTTGAACACGCGCTCCTGCACGTCTGGCTGGTGGATACGAATGGAACCGCCGCCGATTTCGTTGCCGTTACAAACGATGTCATAGGCGTAGGCCAGTGCCTCGCCCGGGTTCTCGTCGAAGTTATCGAGGTACTCCGGCTTCGGGGAGGTGAAGGCGTGGTGCACAGCGGTCCAGGCGGAGTGGCCCAGGGCCACGTCGCCCGATGCGGTGGCATCCGCAGCCGGCTCGAACAGCGGGGCGTCTACGACCCAGGTGAAAGCCCAATCGCCTTCCTTGATCAGACCCAGCTTGTTAGCGATCTCGCCGCGGGCTGCACCCAGCAGAGCGCGGGAAGGCTTGGTCTCGCCAGCGGCAAAGAAGATGCAGTCGCCCGGCTTGGCACCGACGTGCTCGGCAATGCCCGCACGCTCTTCGTCAGTAATGTTCTTGGCAACCGGTCCGGACAGCTCGCCGTCCTCGCCCACCAGAATGTAGGCCAGGCCCTTCGCGCCGCGCTGCTTGGCCCACTCCTGCCAGGCATCCAGCTGGCGGCGGGGCTGGTCTGCGCCGCCTTCCATGACCACTGCGCCGACGTATTCGTTCTGGAACACGCGGAAGGTGGTGTTCTTGAAGAAGTCGGTGCACTCAGTGATCTGAATGTCGAAGCGCAGGTCCGGCTTGTCGGAGCCGTAGTACTTCATAGCATCGGCGTAGGTCATGCGCGGGATCGGGGTGGAGATCTCGTAGCCGATCTCCTTCCAGATGGCTACCAGGATCTCCTCTGCCAGAGAGATCACGTCTTCCTGGTCCACGAAGGACATCTCGACGTCCAGCTGGGTGAACTCCGGCTGGCGGTCGGCGCGGAAGTCCTCATCGCGGTAGCAACGCGCGATCTGGTAGTAGCGTTCCATGCCAGCCACCATCAGCAGCTGCTTAAACAGTTGCGGAGACTGCGGCAGGGC is a window encoding:
- the alaS gene encoding alanine--tRNA ligase, with amino-acid sequence MQTHEIRQRFIEHFTKAGHTEVPSASLILDDPNLLFVNAGMVPFKPYFLGQQNPPFENGTATSIQKCVRTLDIDEVGITTRHNTFFQMAGNFSFGAYFKEGAITHAWTLLTDPVEEGGLGLDPERLWVTVFTDDDEAAEIWNKKIGVPEHKIQRLGMEDNYWSMGIPGPCGPCSEIYYDRGPEHGQEGGPIVDDTRYIEIWNLVFMENERGEGLGKGNFEIVGKLPKKNIDTGLGIERVACILQDVDNVYETDLLRPVIDVAQEVTGAKYGADQANDVRFRVIADHSRTGLMLMLDGVTPGNEGRGYILRRLLRRIIRSARLLGATGETLEKFMDTVRETMTPSYPEIAENYERIRAVALAEEKSFLKTLESGSQMFDNWAHGAKERGEDTVPGDVAFSLHDTHGFPIDLTQEMAAEAGLKVEIDGFHDLMAEQKARAKADNNAKKLGHVDQTIYRPFVDNQPTVFTGYENLADEGSVLGIIRDGALVETASEGAAVQVILDRTPFYAEAGGQMADRGEMTTTSGSARVEDVQKVGKKVWVHHVTVSGGELAVGQKVQATVDKAWRHQARQAHSGTHLIHAALREVLGPTAVQAGSMNKPGYLRFDFNYGEQLTENQLNQIEEIANGAVDSDYQVNTIETSLEEAKAMGAMALFGENYGSEVRVVEIGGPFSMELCGGIHVEHSSQVGPISVLGESSVGSGVRRIEAYTGMDSFRFLSTEKSLVAGLATSLKTPSEELPERIDALTAKLKAAEKQIQQLRAQQLQGQVGQLVEKAETIGEVKVLAERLPEGVAAGDLRTLAMDAKNRLGSEPAVVVFASVDGEKVPFVAAANDAAVDKGIKAGELVKAFGEKVSGRGGGKPAMAQGSGSDAAGIPAGIEAVKSALRG
- a CDS encoding replication-associated recombination protein A, whose amino-acid sequence is MDDLFSQGQQGSGAAAANGTDGDAAEAYFHPGSHAPLAVRMRPRSLDEVVGQDKVLGPGSPLRRLIDGHGDTSVILYGPPGTGKTTIASLISQASGRRFEALSALNSGVKEVRAIIEQARKRLVLGEHTVLFIDEVHRFSKTQQDALLSAVENRTVLLVAATTENPSFSVVSPLLSRSLLVQLSSLSDADIRTVLQRALDDERGYAGRLRVTSEAMDQLVAMAAGDARRSLTYLEAAAEGVEPDGENGVAELVASQVKKSLNKAVARYDRDGDQHYDITSAFIKSIRGSDPDAALHYLARMLEGGEDPRFIARRLVIHASEDIGMADPQALQVAVAAYHAVSFIGMPEARLNLAQATIHLATAPKSNGVIAAINSAIGDVQAGKGGTVPAHLRDGHYQGAKALGNAVGYVYPHDDPKGVVPQQYLPDDLKDAVYYQPTTHGHEKTIAARLSSLRAIVRSFLTRG
- a CDS encoding phosphotransferase, whose translation is MQSVESTVEAATQVLAARFGGSPELSDPQDLGGSGSSTVLRCRISADPFLQERTVVIKQLPPESEGNAAAANSGNGGSGDGSTEGSTAPTEFGPDALGMLREVVAYQYTNTLAETVRPGPVLLAYDIDQRLLILSDAGDGTSFTDVLTLQDSKSRIGALRKLGRSLGKMHAATFGGAQSYSTLMRRQCQRHQISPGAIEESDINVGELIQSGVDLMISNGLTIDPVVQRYATNAAERQSKSEYLVFTPFDLAPDNVMLTDSVVLLDYEWAGFRDAAFDVACVVAGFPQDNSTPGLDEPETTEFLAAWRAEAQQIWPAIADDEVFHDWVMSALIGWAFLSLIMMYYGRLSVTKHSSFVFGEVSDNQEVTRSIRHMSEEQLEDLATTVEAIERYSRRRDSQDFAAIGGFARVLLKVLSQLGAFPHERVE
- the aspS gene encoding aspartate--tRNA ligase, coding for MLRTHLAGELRPDNIGDEVTLTGWVGRRRDHGGVIFIDLRDRSGVAQVVFRESEVAERAHDLRSEYCLKVTGVVEARPEGSENPNLASGGIEVNVSALEVLNEAAALPFQIDDPSSSGEVGEETRLKYRYLDLRRKTQGDALRLRSRVNQAARGVLAEHDFTEIETPTLTRSTPEGARDFLVPARLRPGTFYALPQSPQLFKQLLMVAGMERYYQIARCYRDEDFRADRQPEFTQLDVEMSFVDQEDVISLAEEILVAIWKEIGYEISTPIPRMTYADAMKYYGSDKPDLRFDIQITECTDFFKNTTFRVFQNEYVGAVVMEGGADQPRRQLDAWQEWAKQRGAKGLAYILVGEDGELSGPVAKNITDEERAGIAEHVGAKPGDCIFFAAGETKPSRALLGAARGEIANKLGLIKEGDWAFTWVVDAPLFEPAADATASGDVALGHSAWTAVHHAFTSPKPEYLDNFDENPGEALAYAYDIVCNGNEIGGGSIRIHQPDVQERVFKVMGITEEEAREKFGFLLDAFAFGAPPHGGIAFGWDRIVSLLGGFDSIRDVIAFPKSGGGVDPLTDAPGEISAAQRKESGIDFKPKKGPQGQKEK